The DNA window AAGCCATCCGGCAGATGCCGTACGACGTCGGGCGTGAAAATGTGTTGTATGTCCACCTGACCTTAGTGCCCTACATCGGCACGGCCGGTGAGTTGAAGACCAAGCCGACGCAACATTCGGTGAACAAACTTCGAGAAATCGGTATCCAGCCCAACATTCTGTTGTGCCGAACCGACCGTTATATTCCGCCGGAGCTCAAGGGCAAGATCGCGATGTTCTGTAATGTGGATAAGGACGCCGTCATCACGGCCAAAGACGTCGAGACGATCTACGAAGTCCCGATCGTATTCAGAAAAGAGGGGTTGGACGAATTGATTGTTCGTCAGCTTCATATGGAGACCGGCCAGCCCAACCTTCGCGAGTGGGATGCGATGGTGCAAAAGATCAAGCGTCCAAAGCATGAAATTTCTGTCGCGTTGGTGGGCAAGTATGTGGGACTGAAAGAATGTTACAAGAGCTTGGGAGAAGCGCTGGTCCATGGTGGGATCGATCATGAAACCAAGGTCAACATCAATTGGATCGAGTCCGAAGATGTCGAACGGCAGGGGACGGAGCGAATCCTGCGAGAAGCCGACGGCATCTTGATTCCCGGTGGCTTTGGGACAAGAGGGATAGAGGGGAAAGTGACGACCATTCGGTATGCACGGGAACGTCAGGTCCCATTCCTCGGTCTCTGTTTAGGTATGCAATGTGCCGCGATCGAATTTGCTCGGAATGTAGCGGGATTGGCCGGTGCAAACAGCGCCGAGTTTGACGAGCGGTCGCCCCATCCTGTGATCCATCTCCTGCCCGATCAACATGGCGTGATCGACAAGGGGGGGACCATGCGACTCGGATCGTATCTCTGCAAGTTGGACGAGGGGACGCTTGCGCAGAAGATGTACGGTGTGAGCGAGGTTCGTGAACGCCATCGCCATCGCTATGAACTCAATAACGCGTATCGCGAACGACTGACCGCGAAAGGACTGGTCTTGAGCGGGGTCTCTCCTGACGGGCGATTGGTCGAAATCATCGAGTTGAAGGATCATCCGTGGTTCTTGGGGACTCAGTTCCACCCTGAGTACAGCTCCCGCCCGCACCGTCCCCATCCGCTTTTTAGTGGGTTCGTAGGAGCTGCCTTGCGGAAGAAACTCGGCCAATAGTTGTAGACCATGGCACAGCTCGTCGACATCGGCTCCTTCAAAGTCGGCCAAGGGCAGCGCCCTTTTTTGATTGCCGGGCCTTGTGTGATCGAGAGCGAACAACTGGTGATGGACACGGCAGGCCAAGTCGCCGAGATCACGAAGACACTGGGGATTCCGTACATCTTCAAGTCGTCATTCGACAAGGCTAACCGCACCTCCATCAAGTCGTTTCGTGGTCCTGGGATCAAGGATGGTCTGGCCATCCTGAGCAAGGTGAAGGACCACTTTGGCCTGCCTATCTTGACCGATGTGCATACAGAGGAGCAGGCGACGGAAGCGGGAAACGTCGTGGATGTTCTCCAGATTCCAGCCTTTCTCTGTCGCCAGACGGATCTCCTGATTGCGGCTGCACAAACCGGAAAAGTCGTGAACGTGAAGAAGGGCCAGTTTCTCTCGCCGATAGAGATGGGCAATGCGGTGAGGAAGATCGAGGAGTGCGAGAATCGGCGGATTCTGCTCACCGAGCGGGGGTCGTCCTTCGGCTACAACAATCTTGTCGTGGATATGCGGTCCTTTCCTATTATGAGGAACTTCGGGTATCCTGTCGTTTTCGATGCGACGCATAGTGTTCAGCTGCCTGGTGGTGGAGGGACTCAATCCAGCGGTCAACGGGAATTCGTCGAACCGCTGGCTTGTGCAGCGGCCGGAGCGGGCGTCGATGGATTCTTCATGGAAGTCCATCCGAATCCTGATGAGGCGCTATCCGACGGGCCGAATATGGTCCCGCTACATCAATTGAAGTCCTTGCTGGAACGGATCATGCGGATATGCGACGCGACAAAGCCAAGAAGCTGAAACCATCCGCGCGACGTAACAAAACGACGAAGGTGAAGGCAGCGAGTCCAGAATCGAAATCCGTGACGAGCCGCGGCAAAACCATGGTGAAGCCAGTTGGTCATGAATTGAAAGCCGCAAAAATGGCGGAAAGTCTCTCCGATGGCCGGCGTGTCCTCGAAATCGAAGCGCGGGCCGTTCAAGCCTTGATCGACCGGCTGGATGCCAAGTTTGCGAAGGCCGTGGATCTGCTCGTTCAATGCAAAGGAAAGGTCGTTGTCTCCGGGATGGGGAAGTCGGGGTTAATCGGGCAGAAGGTTGCTGCAACGCTCGCTAGCACCGGCACGTCATCGTTCTTTCTCCATCCCGCCGAAGGCGTGCATGGAGATCTCGGCATGTTGGCGCGGCGTGATGCACTGGTCGCGATTTCCAACAGCGGCGAGACGCAGGAATTGCTTCAATTGCTTCCGTATGTGAAGCGTTTGGGCATTCCAGTGATCGCGTTCACAGGTCGGATGACTTCGACCCTGGCGAAAAATGCCGATGTCGCGCTCGATGTATCTGTCCAGGAAGAGGCCTGCCCCATGGGGTTGGCTCCGACCGCCAGCACGACCGCCACGTTGGCGTTAGGCGATGCGCTCGCCATTGCCCTGCTGCAAAAGCGCGAGTTCAAGGAAGAAGACTTTGCTCGGTTCCATCCAGGCGGCACCCTGGGGCGGCGGTTGCTGGTCAAGGTGAAAGATCTCATGCATGCTGAATCGGAGATCCCGATGGTCGCAGCCTCTGTCGGAGGAATGGCGGCCATGCTCGAGATGAGCGCAAAAAAGCTCGGCATGACGACCGTGGTCGATCAAGAAGGTGCGTTGGTCGGCGTGATTACCGACGGCGACTTGCGGCGTTTTATCCAGCGGGGGACGGATCTGGCGAACACGACGGCAAGCGAATTGTCCTCACACAATCCCAAAACGATCGGACCGCACGAATTGGCGGCAACGGCGGTGGAGATGATGGAGCGATATTCAATCACGACGCTGGTAGTGACGGAAGACGGTCAGACGATTCGCGGCGTGATTCATTTGCACGACCTGCTCAAGAACGGAATCGTCTAGCAGGATGGTGAAAAAGTCCGCCAGCGGCGTTCTCGCATCGCTCAGAGGCTCAACGTACCGAAGCGTACGCCTCGCCTCTTCACTCGCTGCGGCCTTGCTGGACGACCTTTTTGACCATCCTGCGGGTGCAGATTGTTTTTGACTACCTGTTAGGAGACGAATCGGCCTATGAACCGCGTTCTCGAGGTGTGGCGAGACATTGGGCAGGAGTCGCTCAATCTGCCCAATCTCCTGACGCTCGTCCGTATTCTCCTGATTCCCGTCTTCATCGTTCTCTTCGTCAACCCAACGCCCGATCAGTCACTGGCGGCAGCGATCATCTTTACTGTCGCGGCGGTGACGGACATGTTGGACGGCTACATCGCCCGGCGAACCGGCCAAGTCACGAAGCTCGGCAAGCTGCTTGATCCCATCGCGGACAAGCTCTTGGTGTTGTCGGCCCTGATTCTCCTCATGAACGTGGATCGAGTCAGCGCACTTGTGGCGCTGCTGATCATTGCTCGCGAGGTCGCCGTAACCGGTATCCGCGCCATTGCTGCGAGCGAGGGGATGATCATCCCGGCAGAGACGACCGGAAAGTATAAGATGGCGCTCCAAGTCATCGCCATTATTCTGCTGATCCTGGAAGGGACAGGACTTGCCCAACTTGGCAATTTACACTTAGCCGGCACCGTCACGTTGTATCTCTCTCTGGTGCTGGGCTATATCTCTGGCAGTCAGTATGTATGGACCTTCTGGAAGCAAGTCGTCGCGAAGGGACTCTGACGGGCAGGTCAGCAACCACGCCAGGTCTCCGGGACCCCTGCGCACTTTCGTTGGTCTTGAAGAGAATGGAATCTCGCTAGTCTAGCCGCGACGTGGTGGGCAACGTGCGACTTTTCAGATCTGCCTGCGCGTTGGTCCTTCTCCACTTCACCCTCACAGCCTGCAGCGAAAACGCGCAACCGCCTCAACTCGGCACGTTTGTTTACGGGAAGGCGACCGGGCATTGTCCGTCCGGTGCCCGTCCTGGGCCTGCCGGCGCAACTGATGGGAAAGTCTCCCCCTATGGCATAAAATATATGGTCCGCACGCCCTCAAACTACGATGCCGCGGTTACTCATCCTCTCTTGATGGTCTACGCTCCGGCCGGACAAAGCCGCTGGGCGTCGGAACGACTTACCGGCCTCACGACCGCAGCCACAGGCGCCGGGTTTATCGTGGTCTATGCCGATCATTTGCAATTGAACATTCCCGCCATTGAGTGGCTTGGGGCCATTCCAGCCGAAATCGCAACGGAGTGGTGCATCGACCAGAAGCGAGTCTATGCGACCGGGCATTCCGATGGAGGAACCGCGTCGTTGGCGCTGGCTGTGCTCGAACAGACGAGGACGATCCCAGCATCGGTCGCACCGAGCGCGGCGGGGTGGACGGGGAAGGACCTCGAAGAGTTTCAATGTCGCGAGCCCATTCCGGTTATGATCATGCACAGCAAGAACGATAGTTTATTTCCGGGTTGGGGAGCCCAAACCTCAGCTTGGTGGGCGGGCTGTAATCATTGCGATGTCAATAAGACCAAATCAGTCGAGGGTGGATGTCGCGCGTATCAAGGATGTGCATCAGGCGGTGCGACGCTCTATTGCGAGGGAACCGGTAATCATCGTGCCTGGCCGAATCTCAACCACGTGATGCTGGAGTTCTTCACGCACCCGGAAAAGTTTCTGTGATTTCTGTGTGGCGGGCTGTCTTATCACTTGAACCTAGCCTTGTGTCCCTTTCATTGCTGTGATAATCCGTTCGCCCTGAGCATGTCGAAGGGCGTGTAACTTCAGGCAGTTCCGTTCATGGTTCGACAGGCTCACCACGAACGTCAATCTTGGACCCTATTCTAGGATGGAGCACCAAGGACTCATCGCTGGGCTCGTGGTCTGCGGATATCTGTTGGGTGCCGTCCCTTTTGGAGTGGTCATCTCAAAGGCGATGGGCCTGCCTGATCCTCGCACGGTTGGAAGTAAGAATGTCGGATTTACGAACGTGCTGCGCGTGTCGGGCAAGAAAGCCGGCATCCTGACCTTGATCGGGGACATGGGGAAGGGATGGATAATGGGCTTCGCGGCGTCGCAAATGCTGCAGGATGAATGGGCCATTTTGGCCGTTGCGCTTGCGCCGTTTTTGGGCCATCTCTTTTCGCCGTTTCTTGGCTTCAAAGGAGGGAAGGGAGTGGCGACGGCGCTTGGTTCCGTCCTCGGTGTTGCGCCGCTGATCGGTTTGTTACTGCTCCTGGCGTGGATCGGAGCGGTAGCCCTATGGCGCTATTCTTCCGGCGGTGCGCTGACGGCCTTCGGACTCTTTCCCATAATCGCCGTGCTGGTTCATCCAACAGACTCGTTCATTCTTTTCTCGGTTATGGTGAGCGGGCTGATTGCGGTCAAGCACAAGGGGAACATTGAACGGTTGTGGAAGGGGACGGAGAGTCGGATCGGGCAGCGCGGTTGATCCTCTGTGCTCGCCCACCGCGCACGCAGGACTCATCAGACTTACATCAGATCAGGCGGTGCTCGGTGGACGCGCGCACCTAAGGACCGAACCGCACTGCCCTCAAGGGGGTAGAAGAGAAGAAGTGTGACGATGCGCGCAGTTCTGGATTCAACCGTGCCACCCTTGTGAGAGGAGGGAGGCGGGGCGGGTTGGAAAGACTGTTGATGAAACACTGTTTGTGAACGTGTGCCTTCAGAAGGGCCTCGTTCGATGCACGCAGTGAACGACAACCGAGTGTTTCATATTCTGTAGGGGGAGGAGATTTGGTAGATGAGTAAAGGCCAGTGTTCGACAGAGATCGAGCTTGATCATTGGTAGGACGACATCTCACCCATAGTCTGACGGAAGGGTGCCGTCAAAGAAGGCCTTCCCTTTCAAGAACGCTTTGACAAGCTTTAAAGCTCTCTTGAATTTTGCCAGGTTTAAATGGGATGTGAGTAAGACCGGCGATATTGGAAAACTCCGAACAGCCTTCCTCAAGCAAGACAATAGCCTTCTGAAAACCAAGTCGGCCTTGGAACAGGCCAGCCTCATGGATGACGTTAGGACGAGGATGAATGGTGGAATCTGCGTGTGCCTCCTCGGCCGTCATCACGAAAAACGCGAAGGCGGCTTGGCTCAACTTGTCTTTAAGTACTTCAGGTGTCCCGAATCCCGCTACGGCTTCGCGATTGAACTCATCCCACGGTAGACCGAGCCGGTCCAAGAACTCCTTGAGTTCTTCCCACAATGGAGATCGGCCATGGCCAATGAAAACGCGTCTGCCACTAGCCTCCCGGTTTTCGAAGAGAAAACGAACAGCTGCAACAAGTGTCCGATGACTTGCTTTCGTGTAGGTCTTTACTAATGGCAAAGCACCCAGTCGACATGCACTCTCGACGAGAACCTCATCTTCATCGTACCGGCTCGAGTACATAATTATACGAGTGCGACGTCCACCCTTTGCAGCTCGAATCGCATTAACGAGTCTCGTTCCCGCGTTGTCGCGGTCTTCCAAGTCCAGTTCTGCGTACCATCCGAGATCGATAATGGCGACGTCAAAGGGCTCCGGAGCATCGCGAATGAGGTTTTCAGCCTCTTTGAATCTCTGAGCAGGTGTCACCTTGAAGGAGAGTTCGTTGTGTAGGGCTTGATAGGCCCCCCGCATTCCTTCGTACCCTTTGAGGTAATCCTCGTCAGTCGCCTTAGGCTTCGTTTTGCGAAATATCTCGCGGGTGTGCTTATCGCGTTCGTCACCGTAGGGAATCTCGTCGTCAGCAATTAGAACTTTAATTAGAACATTCGCTTGATTCATAGTGTCTCCTGCGGTCATGGTGTCTCCCTTTTTCAACGCTTCACGTACATCATCGAGTTTGTAGGCATCTTCCACTGTGAGGTAGGGAGACCATTCATCATCAGTTACCAGCAGCTCAACGTCAACTTCGGCCAGATATCGCCCTTCGTGAATCAACTTCGTTCGGTGTGGTTTTTTCATGTCCGCCTCTTCATGAATCCGACTTGCCATTGGGTGGGATCTGGTCGGTAAGCAGTTACAACAACAGCTGGGTCTGAACTTTCTCTCGCATCAATGCTTTCATTAATTCTCTTGCAAACTCGTTGCGTTCCCAGTTGTGCTTCTCTGGAAGGCTCTCATTTGTTGGGTAAGAGCAGTCTTGGACATATCTTCTTGGATAGAACAAATCTAGGTTGTCCTTCTTGTCTTTGCGTCAGGACGCATGCACCCTAGTGTTGCACGGATTCTTCTAAAATTTCGAGCTTAATAATTCTTTCTAGTAGAGTTCTTGTTGTTTCATCAAGCTTCTTAATTGACTGTTGCGTTTGTGGCAAGTCCCCAACCACGCGCTGGTCTTTTTCAGCTGAAAGGTGGGAATAAAAGTCGAACGTTGACTGATCCTCGGAAAATGTCAGAGCGATGTATTCTCCTGTACTTCCAGCTCTTGGGTCGCTATTGAGACTGTGGGCTTTGCTTGCAGCCTGAAACTCCAATTCGAGTTGCTCATTGCGATTTCTAGCGAAGTTGACCATCCATAGCCGGCCATTAGGGAAAGAAAGTACAATCCTATAGTTCTTATCCTCGAAAACGTTGATGGGGAAATTGGGAATTTCGACGGAAATAGGAGGGCCTTCCTTATATTTATTAAAGGCACCGACTAGCTGCTGTGCCGCTAGTTCGAGAGTGTGCATATGAGGTTCGATACGGCGAGATTGTTCTAGCTGACGAATTGTCTTTGTAGCAGTTCTATTCTTTTGATGCTCTAACTCTAAGGGAAAGTTCTTGTAAAATTCGACGGCGATGGAGTTGTATTTTTCTTGTAGGCTGGCAAGCTCTGATGAAGTTGCACCGTGCGGTGGTTCGGCAGTGGCCAACGTCTCGATCTTGTTGCCAAGTTCTTTAAGCTGGCCCTCAATTCTCGCTGTGTGTTCTTCAGAATCCGATTTTGATTCCGTGCTCGTGCCTAAGTATCCAAAATAGGCGCTCAGTGCACCGAGAATAATGGCAGCAATGAGATACCAGTTCATTAGTATAAACTCGTTCTTGATTTATTGGGCTGAAAAACTGTCCCAGTCTACTTATTCTTCTCACTGCGCCGCAACGCCGATTCTGCTCAAGCCACTAGACTGTCCACTTACAATTCATGTCGTGGGCTGGCGGAAAAGTTCTCAGCAACAGTT is part of the Nitrospira sp. genome and encodes:
- a CDS encoding CTP synthase encodes the protein MNKFIFVTGGVVSSLGKGLASASIGNLLESRGLKITFLKLDPYINVDPGTMNPYQHGEVFVTDDGAETDLDLGHYERFTTLSLTKESNYTTGRIYHSVITKERRGDYLGGTVQVVPHVTDEIKQAIMRISKGTDVTIVEIGGTVGDIESLPFLEAIRQMPYDVGRENVLYVHLTLVPYIGTAGELKTKPTQHSVNKLREIGIQPNILLCRTDRYIPPELKGKIAMFCNVDKDAVITAKDVETIYEVPIVFRKEGLDELIVRQLHMETGQPNLREWDAMVQKIKRPKHEISVALVGKYVGLKECYKSLGEALVHGGIDHETKVNINWIESEDVERQGTERILREADGILIPGGFGTRGIEGKVTTIRYARERQVPFLGLCLGMQCAAIEFARNVAGLAGANSAEFDERSPHPVIHLLPDQHGVIDKGGTMRLGSYLCKLDEGTLAQKMYGVSEVRERHRHRYELNNAYRERLTAKGLVLSGVSPDGRLVEIIELKDHPWFLGTQFHPEYSSRPHRPHPLFSGFVGAALRKKLGQ
- the kdsA gene encoding 3-deoxy-8-phosphooctulonate synthase; translated protein: MAQLVDIGSFKVGQGQRPFLIAGPCVIESEQLVMDTAGQVAEITKTLGIPYIFKSSFDKANRTSIKSFRGPGIKDGLAILSKVKDHFGLPILTDVHTEEQATEAGNVVDVLQIPAFLCRQTDLLIAAAQTGKVVNVKKGQFLSPIEMGNAVRKIEECENRRILLTERGSSFGYNNLVVDMRSFPIMRNFGYPVVFDATHSVQLPGGGGTQSSGQREFVEPLACAAAGAGVDGFFMEVHPNPDEALSDGPNMVPLHQLKSLLERIMRICDATKPRS
- a CDS encoding KpsF/GutQ family sugar-phosphate isomerase, producing MRRDKAKKLKPSARRNKTTKVKAASPESKSVTSRGKTMVKPVGHELKAAKMAESLSDGRRVLEIEARAVQALIDRLDAKFAKAVDLLVQCKGKVVVSGMGKSGLIGQKVAATLASTGTSSFFLHPAEGVHGDLGMLARRDALVAISNSGETQELLQLLPYVKRLGIPVIAFTGRMTSTLAKNADVALDVSVQEEACPMGLAPTASTTATLALGDALAIALLQKREFKEEDFARFHPGGTLGRRLLVKVKDLMHAESEIPMVAASVGGMAAMLEMSAKKLGMTTVVDQEGALVGVITDGDLRRFIQRGTDLANTTASELSSHNPKTIGPHELAATAVEMMERYSITTLVVTEDGQTIRGVIHLHDLLKNGIV
- the pgsA gene encoding CDP-diacylglycerol--glycerol-3-phosphate 3-phosphatidyltransferase, whose translation is MNRVLEVWRDIGQESLNLPNLLTLVRILLIPVFIVLFVNPTPDQSLAAAIIFTVAAVTDMLDGYIARRTGQVTKLGKLLDPIADKLLVLSALILLMNVDRVSALVALLIIAREVAVTGIRAIAASEGMIIPAETTGKYKMALQVIAIILLILEGTGLAQLGNLHLAGTVTLYLSLVLGYISGSQYVWTFWKQVVAKGL
- the plsY gene encoding glycerol-3-phosphate 1-O-acyltransferase PlsY; this translates as MEHQGLIAGLVVCGYLLGAVPFGVVISKAMGLPDPRTVGSKNVGFTNVLRVSGKKAGILTLIGDMGKGWIMGFAASQMLQDEWAILAVALAPFLGHLFSPFLGFKGGKGVATALGSVLGVAPLIGLLLLLAWIGAVALWRYSSGGALTAFGLFPIIAVLVHPTDSFILFSVMVSGLIAVKHKGNIERLWKGTESRIGQRG
- a CDS encoding nucleotide-binding protein; the protein is MKKPHRTKLIHEGRYLAEVDVELLVTDDEWSPYLTVEDAYKLDDVREALKKGDTMTAGDTMNQANVLIKVLIADDEIPYGDERDKHTREIFRKTKPKATDEDYLKGYEGMRGAYQALHNELSFKVTPAQRFKEAENLIRDAPEPFDVAIIDLGWYAELDLEDRDNAGTRLVNAIRAAKGGRRTRIIMYSSRYDEDEVLVESACRLGALPLVKTYTKASHRTLVAAVRFLFENREASGRRVFIGHGRSPLWEELKEFLDRLGLPWDEFNREAVAGFGTPEVLKDKLSQAAFAFFVMTAEEAHADSTIHPRPNVIHEAGLFQGRLGFQKAIVLLEEGCSEFSNIAGLTHIPFKPGKIQESFKACQSVLEREGLL